One segment of Nocardioides sp. QY071 DNA contains the following:
- a CDS encoding DUF4190 domain-containing protein: protein MSANEPPPPYGAAPPGPYPPYGYGPPRQQSGLAVASMVTGIVGVVLGFCGFFGFFGFVGLIGIAGIICGVLAKTDIRRSGGAKTGDGMALAGIITGAIGAAIGVANIALIVFVVSSYSV, encoded by the coding sequence GTGAGCGCGAACGAGCCCCCTCCCCCGTACGGCGCAGCGCCGCCGGGCCCCTACCCGCCCTACGGCTACGGTCCGCCGCGGCAGCAGTCCGGTCTCGCCGTCGCGTCGATGGTGACCGGCATCGTCGGCGTGGTTCTCGGGTTCTGCGGCTTCTTCGGCTTCTTCGGGTTCGTCGGCCTGATCGGGATCGCGGGCATCATCTGCGGGGTGCTCGCGAAGACGGACATCCGCCGCTCGGGAGGCGCGAAGACCGGTGACGGCATGGCGCTGGCCGGCATCATCACCGGCGCCATCGGCGCGGCGATCGGCGTCGCGAACATCGCGCTGATCGTGTTCGTGGTGAGCAGCTACAGCGTCTAG
- a CDS encoding DUF2752 domain-containing protein, with translation MVPPALVVGGLAAATLALHLRDPHEQGSWGLCPSAAIGIYCPGCGGLRAVNDLTDLQFGAAASSNLLFVVALPFVLYAMVRWTHGRWTGRAWSVPDRRTTVLTVGLVGVMLLFAVVRNTPAGSWLAP, from the coding sequence ATGGTGCCGCCCGCCCTCGTCGTCGGCGGCCTCGCTGCGGCGACTCTCGCCCTGCACCTGCGCGACCCGCACGAGCAGGGCAGCTGGGGGCTGTGCCCCTCGGCGGCCATCGGGATCTACTGCCCGGGCTGTGGCGGCCTGCGCGCCGTCAACGACCTCACCGACCTGCAGTTCGGCGCCGCGGCGTCGAGCAACCTGCTCTTCGTGGTCGCGCTGCCGTTCGTGCTCTACGCGATGGTGCGTTGGACGCACGGGCGCTGGACCGGACGGGCCTGGTCGGTCCCCGATCGCCGCACGACCGTGCTGACGGTCGGGCTGGTCGGGGTGATGCTCCTGTTCGCCGTCGTGCGCAACACCCCGGCGGGGTCCTGGCTCGCCCCCTAG
- a CDS encoding Trp biosynthesis-associated membrane protein, whose amino-acid sequence MAERTDNARRTFGPVVLLGLAGSGFAAVAGHKAMLAIPEATLTAAGGIAPTVQERSVEFPLAGALALVALAAWGVLLVTRGIVRRGAAVLALVAAAGVLAVVVIGGFVQDDDATADLATRLGLNVTAVDVERSGWLWVALGCALVALVAAGAAVRLVPSWPEMGSRYDAPTAAGTGSPAGAGQDPAGQSNLDLWKSLDEGHDPTDE is encoded by the coding sequence GTGGCTGAGCGCACCGACAACGCCCGTCGCACCTTCGGCCCGGTCGTCCTGCTCGGCCTCGCCGGCAGCGGCTTCGCCGCGGTCGCGGGCCACAAGGCGATGCTCGCGATCCCCGAGGCGACGCTCACCGCGGCCGGCGGCATCGCCCCCACCGTGCAGGAGCGCTCCGTGGAGTTCCCGCTCGCCGGCGCCCTGGCGCTGGTCGCGCTCGCCGCCTGGGGCGTCCTGCTCGTCACGCGCGGTATCGTGCGCCGCGGCGCCGCCGTCCTCGCGCTGGTCGCGGCCGCCGGCGTCCTCGCCGTGGTCGTCATCGGCGGCTTCGTCCAGGACGACGACGCCACGGCCGACCTCGCCACCCGCCTCGGCCTCAACGTCACGGCCGTCGACGTCGAGCGCAGCGGCTGGCTGTGGGTCGCCCTCGGCTGCGCCCTGGTCGCCCTCGTCGCCGCGGGTGCCGCCGTACGCCTGGTGCCGTCGTGGCCCGAGATGGGCAGCCGGTACGACGCCCCCACGGCCGCGGGGACCGGGTCGCCGGCGGGTGCCGGCCAGGATCCCGCCGGGCAGTCGAACCTCGACCTGTGGAAGTCACTCGACGAGGGCCACGACCCCACGGACGAGTGA
- the trpB gene encoding tryptophan synthase subunit beta: MSKFDADAFGWFGGTGAFGGRFMPEALMAALDELDVAWRDAMADPAFTGEFDRLLTDYAGVPSMLYDATRLSEAAGARILLKREDLNHTGAHKIRNVLGQALLTKRMGKTRVIAETGAGQHGVASATAAAYLGLDCTVYMGEVDTERQALNVARMQLLGAEVVPVRSGSRTLKDAINEALRDWVASVDETAYLFGTAAGPHPFPSLVLSFVRGIGDEARRQCLDQYGALPDAVAACVGGGSNAIGLFAGFVDDPEVAIYGFEAGGDGVETGRHAATIFAGTIGVLHGARTFVLQDEDGQTIESHSISAGLDYPGVGPQHSALSASGRATYLPVTDTEAMDAMALLARTEGIIPAIESAHAVAGALRVAEERPGQTILVNLSGRGDKDMGTAMDWFHLGEAGEKSGQKSGQKSGQKSGLESGLESGESE, from the coding sequence ATGAGCAAGTTCGATGCCGACGCGTTCGGCTGGTTCGGGGGGACGGGCGCATTCGGCGGCCGCTTCATGCCGGAGGCGCTGATGGCAGCGCTCGACGAGCTCGACGTGGCGTGGCGCGATGCCATGGCCGACCCCGCGTTCACGGGCGAGTTCGACCGACTGCTCACCGACTACGCCGGCGTCCCGAGCATGCTGTACGACGCCACCCGGCTCTCCGAGGCCGCCGGTGCCCGGATCCTGCTCAAGCGCGAGGACCTCAACCACACCGGCGCCCACAAGATCCGCAACGTGCTCGGCCAGGCGCTGCTCACCAAGCGGATGGGCAAGACCCGCGTGATCGCCGAGACCGGCGCCGGCCAGCACGGCGTCGCCTCGGCCACCGCCGCGGCGTACCTCGGGCTCGACTGCACCGTCTACATGGGCGAGGTCGACACCGAGCGGCAGGCCCTCAACGTGGCCCGGATGCAGCTGCTCGGCGCCGAGGTGGTCCCGGTCCGGAGCGGCTCGCGCACGCTCAAGGACGCCATCAACGAGGCGTTGCGCGACTGGGTCGCCAGTGTCGACGAGACGGCCTACCTGTTCGGCACGGCCGCCGGCCCGCACCCGTTCCCCAGCCTGGTGCTCAGCTTCGTGCGCGGGATCGGCGACGAGGCGCGCCGGCAGTGCCTCGACCAGTACGGCGCCCTGCCGGACGCGGTCGCCGCCTGCGTGGGCGGCGGGTCCAACGCGATCGGCCTGTTCGCCGGCTTCGTCGACGACCCGGAGGTCGCGATCTACGGCTTCGAGGCGGGCGGTGACGGCGTCGAGACCGGGCGCCACGCGGCGACCATCTTCGCCGGCACCATCGGCGTCCTCCACGGTGCGCGCACCTTCGTCCTGCAGGACGAGGACGGCCAGACCATCGAGTCCCACTCGATCTCCGCCGGCCTCGACTACCCGGGCGTCGGGCCGCAGCACTCCGCGCTCTCGGCGTCCGGACGGGCGACGTACCTGCCCGTCACCGACACCGAGGCCATGGACGCGATGGCGCTGCTCGCCCGCACCGAGGGGATCATCCCGGCCATCGAGTCCGCCCATGCCGTCGCCGGCGCCCTGCGGGTCGCCGAGGAGCGTCCCGGCCAGACGATCCTGGTCAACCTGTCCGGTCGTGGCGACAAGGACATGGGCACGGCCATGGACTGGTTCCACCTCGGCGAGGCGGGCGAGAAGTCGGGCCAGAAGTCGGGCCAGAAGTCGGGCCAGAAGTCGGGCCTGGAGTCGGGCCTGGAGTCGGGGGAGAGCGAGTGA
- a CDS encoding SCO family protein encodes MRRLAALVVLLGLALSACSGESDTFTGSRLTNPYKASDIALTDTGGSSYSLGKDTTKPLTLVFFGYTSCPDYCPMVMNNLAAAMNRLDSADRKEVDVVFVTTDPARDDEKTLRTYLDRYDKDFIGVTGDLDTIIEIGNSLHVYVSDGKKLPTGGYDLGGHTTSTFAIDSSHQAVALWSQETSSAEFASDIHTLLTDD; translated from the coding sequence GTGCGTAGGCTCGCAGCCCTCGTCGTCCTGCTCGGCCTGGCGCTGTCGGCCTGCAGCGGCGAGTCCGACACCTTCACCGGAAGCCGGCTGACCAACCCCTACAAGGCCTCCGACATCGCGCTGACCGACACCGGCGGGTCGTCGTACTCCCTCGGCAAGGACACCACGAAGCCGCTCACCCTGGTGTTCTTCGGCTACACCAGCTGCCCCGACTACTGCCCGATGGTCATGAACAACCTGGCCGCGGCGATGAACCGGCTCGACTCCGCGGACCGCAAGGAGGTCGACGTGGTGTTCGTGACCACCGACCCGGCCCGCGACGACGAGAAGACGCTGCGGACCTACCTGGACCGCTACGACAAGGACTTCATCGGCGTCACCGGCGACCTCGACACCATCATCGAGATCGGCAACTCACTTCACGTCTACGTCAGCGACGGGAAGAAGCTGCCCACCGGCGGCTACGACCTGGGCGGCCACACCACCAGCACCTTCGCCATCGACAGCAGCCATCAGGCCGTCGCGCTGTGGAGCCAGGAGACCTCGAGCGCGGAGTTCGCCTCGGACATCCACACGCTGCTCACCGACGACTGA
- the trpC gene encoding indole-3-glycerol phosphate synthase TrpC, whose protein sequence is MSAPQASQPTVLDGIVAGVLEDLAARQAVTSEADLRAALADVDPPRDPMPHLRAPGSSVIAEVKRRSPSKGALADIPDPSALASEYAAGGAAAISVLTEQRRFGGSLDDLRAVRASVDTPLLRKDFIVTEYQLLEARAAGADLALLMVVSLPGERLRRLHDYARELGLTVLMEVHDEEETARAVEVGAELVGVNARNLKTLEVDLDVFGRLAPLIPDDRVKVAESGIFGPEDVERFVGEGARAVLVGEALVKDGAPRQAVAAMTGLKTMDQRAG, encoded by the coding sequence ATGTCGGCCCCCCAGGCCTCCCAGCCCACGGTGCTGGACGGGATCGTCGCCGGAGTGCTCGAGGACCTCGCCGCCCGCCAGGCGGTGACCTCGGAGGCGGACCTGCGGGCCGCGCTCGCCGACGTCGACCCGCCGCGCGACCCGATGCCGCACCTGCGCGCACCCGGCTCGAGCGTGATCGCCGAGGTGAAGCGCCGGAGCCCGAGCAAGGGCGCCCTGGCCGACATCCCCGACCCGTCCGCCCTCGCGAGCGAGTACGCCGCCGGCGGCGCGGCCGCGATCAGCGTGCTGACCGAGCAGCGACGCTTCGGAGGCAGCCTCGACGACCTGCGCGCGGTCCGCGCCAGTGTCGACACTCCGCTGCTGCGCAAGGACTTCATCGTCACCGAGTATCAGCTCCTCGAGGCCCGGGCCGCCGGCGCCGACCTGGCGCTGCTCATGGTGGTCTCGCTGCCGGGCGAGCGGCTGCGCCGCCTCCACGACTACGCCCGCGAGCTCGGCCTCACCGTGCTGATGGAGGTCCACGACGAGGAGGAGACCGCCCGTGCGGTCGAGGTCGGCGCCGAGCTGGTCGGCGTCAACGCGCGCAACCTCAAGACGCTCGAGGTCGACCTCGACGTCTTCGGCCGGCTCGCGCCCCTCATCCCGGACGACCGGGTCAAGGTCGCCGAGTCCGGCATCTTCGGACCCGAGGACGTCGAGCGGTTCGTCGGCGAGGGCGCCCGTGCGGTGCTCGTCGGCGAGGCGCTCGTGAAGGACGGCGCACCGCGCCAGGCGGTCGCAGCAATGACGGGCCTGAAAACAATGGATCAGAGGGCTGGATGA
- a CDS encoding HGxxPAAW family protein, which yields MADNHGNTPAAWTAVLVALVGFVVGAIGMSLHPLNWALFWIGTAVVVAGGVVFLVMAKMGFHEAGH from the coding sequence ATGGCCGACAACCACGGCAACACCCCCGCGGCCTGGACCGCCGTCCTCGTCGCGCTCGTCGGCTTCGTCGTGGGCGCGATCGGCATGTCCCTGCACCCGCTGAACTGGGCCCTGTTCTGGATCGGCACGGCCGTCGTGGTCGCCGGAGGCGTCGTCTTCCTGGTGATGGCCAAGATGGGCTTCCACGAGGCCGGTCACTGA
- the trpA gene encoding tryptophan synthase subunit alpha: protein MSTTSTAFEKARAEARATLVGYLPAGFPDVEGSIAALRTMVAAGCDVIEIGLPYSDPVMDGPIIQAAAQQALDAGIRTSDVLRVVEAVAATGTPTLVMTYWNPVERYGVERFSQDLADAGGAGLITPDLTPDYAPEWIAAADARDLDKVFLVSPSSTDERIALTTAASRGFVYATGVMGVTGTKQATAAGVAPLIARTKALSPKQGADLPVGVGVGVSTGAQAADLASYADGVIVGSAFVRTLLDHPRDRAAGLAALATLTEELAGGVRA from the coding sequence GTGAGCACCACCAGCACCGCGTTCGAGAAGGCGCGGGCCGAGGCTCGGGCGACGCTCGTCGGCTACCTGCCGGCCGGCTTCCCCGACGTCGAGGGCAGCATCGCCGCGCTGAGGACGATGGTCGCGGCCGGCTGCGACGTGATCGAGATCGGCCTGCCCTACAGCGACCCGGTCATGGACGGCCCGATCATCCAGGCCGCCGCGCAGCAGGCCCTCGACGCCGGCATCCGCACGAGCGACGTGCTGCGGGTCGTCGAGGCGGTCGCCGCCACCGGCACGCCCACCCTGGTGATGACCTACTGGAACCCGGTGGAGAGGTACGGCGTGGAGCGGTTCTCACAGGACCTCGCCGACGCCGGGGGAGCGGGCCTGATCACGCCCGACCTCACGCCGGACTACGCGCCCGAGTGGATCGCCGCCGCCGATGCCCGCGACCTCGACAAGGTCTTCCTGGTCTCCCCGTCGTCGACCGACGAGCGGATCGCGCTGACCACCGCGGCCTCCCGCGGCTTCGTCTACGCCACCGGCGTCATGGGCGTCACCGGCACCAAGCAGGCCACCGCCGCGGGCGTGGCCCCACTGATCGCGCGCACCAAGGCCCTGAGCCCGAAGCAGGGGGCCGACCTCCCGGTCGGCGTGGGCGTCGGGGTCAGCACGGGCGCCCAGGCGGCCGACCTGGCGTCGTACGCCGACGGGGTGATCGTCGGCTCCGCCTTCGTCCGCACCCTGCTCGACCACCCCCGCGACCGGGCCGCGGGCCTGGCCGCCCTGGCAACGCTCACCGAGGAGCTCGCAGGAGGTGTCCGTGCGTAG
- the hisI gene encoding phosphoribosyl-AMP cyclohydrolase produces the protein MSLPSEIADRLKRTPDGLVPAVVQQHDTGEVLMLAWMDDEALHRTLTTGRATYWSRSRGEYWVKGETSGNPQQVKEVRLDCDGDTLLVKVDQVGVACHTGARTCFDQGLIDDGGLLGG, from the coding sequence GTGAGTCTTCCCTCCGAGATCGCCGACCGCCTCAAGCGCACTCCCGACGGGCTGGTGCCGGCGGTGGTGCAGCAGCATGACACCGGCGAGGTGCTCATGCTCGCGTGGATGGACGACGAGGCGCTGCACCGCACACTGACGACCGGGCGGGCGACGTACTGGAGCCGCTCGCGGGGCGAGTACTGGGTCAAGGGTGAGACGTCCGGCAACCCCCAGCAGGTCAAGGAGGTCCGCCTCGACTGCGACGGCGACACCCTGCTGGTCAAGGTCGACCAGGTCGGCGTCGCCTGCCACACCGGGGCGCGCACCTGCTTCGACCAGGGCCTGATCGACGACGGGGGGCTGCTCGGTGGCTGA
- the lgt gene encoding prolipoprotein diacylglyceryl transferase: protein MLPALIAATIPSPSQGVWHLGPFPLRGYALCIILGIVVAIWIGEKRWQARGGTFGEVQDVAIWAVPFGLVGARLYHVATDWEKYFGSGGEPVKALYVWEGGLGIWGGVALGALGAWIGARRRGIKVLPLLDALAPGVLVAQAIGRWGNWFNQELYGRPTDLPWGLEIQQKHWQCLVDGVQTSGANCGVALGGPYPDGVVFHPTFLYECLWNLAAFALIIWLERRFRLGHGRVMAVYVMAYTLGRGWIEYLRVDNVQLENVYGLRFNVWTSIVLFIAAAAYFVWATRNRPGREEQVYVDGRGPAAEDEPAADVTGDASTDEND, encoded by the coding sequence GTGCTTCCCGCCCTCATCGCTGCCACGATCCCCAGCCCGTCGCAGGGCGTGTGGCACCTCGGGCCGTTCCCGCTCCGCGGCTACGCCCTGTGCATCATCCTCGGCATCGTCGTGGCGATCTGGATCGGCGAGAAGCGCTGGCAGGCCCGCGGCGGCACGTTCGGCGAGGTCCAGGACGTCGCGATCTGGGCGGTCCCGTTCGGCCTCGTCGGCGCCCGTCTCTACCACGTCGCGACCGACTGGGAGAAGTACTTCGGCTCCGGCGGCGAGCCGGTCAAGGCGCTCTACGTCTGGGAGGGCGGCCTCGGCATCTGGGGCGGCGTCGCCCTCGGCGCCCTCGGTGCCTGGATCGGCGCCCGCCGCCGCGGCATCAAGGTGCTGCCGCTGCTCGACGCGCTCGCGCCCGGGGTCCTGGTCGCGCAGGCGATCGGCCGCTGGGGCAACTGGTTCAACCAGGAGCTCTACGGCCGGCCCACCGACCTGCCGTGGGGCCTGGAGATCCAGCAGAAGCACTGGCAGTGCCTGGTCGACGGCGTGCAGACCAGCGGGGCGAACTGCGGCGTCGCGCTCGGCGGTCCCTACCCCGACGGGGTCGTCTTCCACCCGACCTTCCTCTACGAGTGCCTGTGGAACCTGGCCGCGTTCGCGCTCATCATCTGGCTCGAGCGCCGCTTCCGCCTGGGCCACGGCCGGGTGATGGCGGTCTACGTCATGGCCTACACCCTGGGCCGCGGCTGGATCGAGTACCTCCGCGTCGACAACGTCCAGCTCGAGAACGTCTACGGCCTGCGGTTCAACGTGTGGACCTCGATCGTGCTGTTCATCGCGGCGGCCGCCTACTTCGTGTGGGCGACGCGCAACCGGCCCGGGCGCGAGGAGCAGGTGTACGTCGACGGGCGCGGCCCGGCCGCCGAGGACGAGCCCGCGGCCGATGTGACCGGCGACGCATCCACGGACGAAAACGATTGA
- a CDS encoding ABC transporter ATP-binding protein: MSTGSGTTSAGFGVLWVAIKREPWIFAVSTIGSVLFGALTVADAWVLGWSTDHVVLPAFRDGEIGAGLLWAVLGLFVGVAILRAVGIVARRLGAGVMQYRMQAHSRRAVTRQYLRLPMEWHQKHPTGELLSNANADVEAAWGPIAPLPMAVGTVAMMVIAVVQMLLTDLVLAAVGLLVFPLVIGVNVVYQRLAQGWATRAQELRAELSEIAHESFDGALVVKTLGREPEETQRFRAKAEELREANIRVGRIRAAFDPTLAALPNLAVLVVLVIGVHRVVSGSTVAGDVVTIAYLLTVVAFPIRSIGWLLGDFPRSVVGYRRVAAVIAATGAMEYGDREAPRHDGGVRLEVDGAAFGYTAGRPLLREVTFDVEPGRTVALVGATASGKSTLTGLLARLVDVDAGAIRVDGTDLRELRRGGLAQVLAVVPQSAFLFDDTVRGNVTLGAQRGGLDITDDEVWAALRTAQADGFVAALPDGIDTRLGERGTSLSGGQRQRLALARALVRRPRLLVLDDATSAVDPEVEARILAGLRAGGPGGSETTLVVVAYRKATIGLADEVLYLVDGRIADRGPHEELVARNADYARLVNAYETEHEEVTA; this comes from the coding sequence GTGAGCACAGGAAGCGGTACGACGTCCGCCGGGTTCGGCGTGCTCTGGGTGGCTATCAAGCGCGAGCCCTGGATCTTCGCGGTCTCGACGATCGGCAGCGTGCTCTTCGGTGCGCTGACCGTCGCCGACGCGTGGGTCCTGGGCTGGTCGACGGACCACGTCGTGCTGCCGGCGTTCCGGGACGGCGAGATCGGCGCCGGCCTGCTGTGGGCGGTGCTGGGCCTCTTCGTCGGGGTCGCCATCCTGCGCGCGGTCGGCATCGTGGCCCGCCGGCTGGGGGCGGGTGTCATGCAGTACCGGATGCAGGCGCACAGCCGCCGCGCCGTCACCCGCCAGTACCTCCGCCTCCCGATGGAGTGGCACCAGAAGCACCCGACCGGTGAGCTCCTCTCCAACGCGAACGCCGACGTCGAGGCGGCCTGGGGGCCGATCGCGCCGCTGCCGATGGCCGTCGGGACGGTCGCGATGATGGTCATCGCGGTGGTGCAGATGCTGCTCACCGACCTGGTCCTGGCCGCGGTCGGCCTGCTCGTCTTCCCGCTCGTCATCGGCGTCAACGTCGTCTACCAGCGCCTCGCCCAGGGCTGGGCGACACGCGCGCAGGAGCTGCGTGCCGAGCTCTCCGAGATCGCCCACGAGTCGTTCGACGGCGCGCTCGTCGTCAAGACCCTCGGCCGCGAGCCCGAGGAGACCCAGCGGTTCCGGGCCAAGGCCGAGGAGCTGCGCGAGGCCAACATCCGGGTCGGCCGGATCCGCGCGGCGTTCGACCCGACGCTCGCCGCGCTGCCCAACCTCGCGGTCCTCGTCGTCCTGGTGATCGGCGTGCACCGCGTCGTGTCCGGCTCGACGGTCGCCGGAGACGTCGTCACCATCGCCTACCTGCTCACCGTGGTCGCGTTCCCGATCCGGTCGATCGGTTGGCTGTTGGGCGACTTCCCGCGCAGCGTGGTGGGGTACCGACGGGTCGCTGCGGTCATCGCCGCCACCGGAGCCATGGAGTACGGCGACCGCGAAGCCCCCCGTCACGACGGCGGTGTTCGGCTGGAGGTCGACGGCGCGGCCTTCGGCTACACCGCCGGCCGGCCCCTGCTGCGCGAGGTCACCTTCGACGTCGAGCCCGGTCGCACCGTCGCACTCGTGGGCGCGACCGCGTCCGGGAAGAGCACGCTGACCGGGCTGCTGGCGCGACTGGTGGACGTCGACGCCGGCGCGATCCGGGTCGACGGGACCGACCTGCGCGAGCTGCGTCGCGGTGGGCTGGCGCAGGTGCTGGCCGTCGTGCCGCAGAGCGCGTTCCTGTTCGACGACACGGTCCGCGGCAACGTCACCCTGGGTGCACAACGAGGGGGCCTCGACATCACCGACGACGAGGTCTGGGCCGCGCTGCGCACCGCCCAGGCCGACGGCTTCGTCGCCGCGCTGCCCGACGGCATCGACACCCGGCTGGGGGAGCGCGGCACCTCCCTGTCCGGCGGTCAGCGGCAGCGCCTGGCGCTGGCCCGCGCACTCGTACGACGCCCGCGGCTCCTCGTGCTCGACGACGCCACGTCCGCGGTCGACCCCGAGGTCGAGGCCCGGATCCTGGCCGGCCTGCGCGCCGGCGGACCGGGTGGGAGCGAGACCACGCTGGTCGTGGTCGCCTACCGCAAGGCCACGATCGGCCTGGCCGACGAGGTGCTCTACCTCGTCGACGGCCGGATCGCCGACCGCGGCCCCCACGAGGAGCTGGTCGCTCGCAACGCCGACTACGCCCGCCTCGTCAACGCCTACGAGACCGAGCACGAGGAGGTGACCGCATGA
- a CDS encoding ABC transporter ATP-binding protein — protein MSTTLTPERGAPEHTRLATGEDIGAWETIRRGIRHSPELVEGVGWTLALAVLASVGQVVVPIAVQQTIDKGLRGPDGPDPAFTTWLALAAAAAIVVTSWASYAMTARLFSSAERGLATLRVKAFRHVHDLPLLTQNTERRGALVSRVTSDVDQVSQFLVFGGLIFVVSVGQMLIATVVMVFYSWQLAVVVWVCFAPLFLSLRYFQRKLAAAYGTVRRQVGVLLSAVSEPVVGAAVVKSYAIEARTQERIDTAIDTHKAASTRAQGFTAFSFSLGGISAGFANAGVLIVGIWLGQGFAWGRSSGGITAGEVLAFAFLVTLFVGPVQMGTQILTDAQNAIAGWRRVIGILDTPADLVDPGPSGQSLPKGAIDVRFDAVTFAYPGGPDVLSDIDLVVPAGQRVAVVGETGSGKSTIAKLLTRLMDPSRGRVLLDGIDLREVAESALRRSVVLVPQEGFLFDDTLAANVRYGRIGATEDDIREAADTIGLGDWLAGLPDGVDTRVGQRGEALSAGERQLVALLRAQLADPDLLVLDEATSAVDPELETRIGRALERLMSGRTSVTIAHRLSTAEAADVVVVVDRGRIVQHGPHAELVRQADTPYARLHASWVAQHG, from the coding sequence ATGAGCACGACCCTGACTCCGGAGCGGGGCGCTCCCGAGCACACCCGGCTCGCGACCGGCGAGGACATCGGCGCCTGGGAGACCATCCGGCGCGGCATCCGCCACTCGCCCGAGCTGGTCGAGGGGGTCGGCTGGACCCTCGCGCTGGCCGTGCTCGCCTCGGTCGGCCAGGTCGTCGTACCCATCGCCGTGCAGCAGACCATCGACAAGGGCCTGCGCGGCCCCGACGGCCCGGACCCGGCCTTCACGACCTGGCTCGCACTCGCCGCGGCCGCCGCGATCGTGGTGACCAGCTGGGCGTCGTACGCCATGACGGCGCGGCTCTTCTCCTCGGCTGAGCGCGGCCTCGCGACCCTGCGGGTCAAAGCGTTCCGCCATGTCCACGACCTGCCGCTGCTCACCCAGAACACCGAGCGCCGCGGTGCGCTCGTCTCGCGCGTGACCAGCGACGTCGACCAGGTCAGCCAGTTCCTCGTGTTCGGCGGCCTGATCTTCGTGGTGAGCGTCGGGCAGATGCTCATCGCGACGGTGGTGATGGTCTTCTACAGCTGGCAGCTCGCCGTCGTCGTGTGGGTCTGCTTCGCGCCGCTCTTCCTCAGCCTGCGCTACTTCCAGCGCAAGCTGGCCGCCGCCTACGGGACCGTACGACGCCAGGTCGGCGTGCTGCTCTCGGCGGTCTCCGAGCCGGTGGTCGGGGCGGCGGTCGTGAAGTCGTACGCGATCGAGGCGCGCACCCAGGAGCGGATCGACACCGCCATCGACACCCACAAGGCGGCCAGCACCCGCGCCCAGGGCTTCACCGCGTTCTCGTTCAGCCTCGGCGGCATCTCCGCCGGCTTCGCCAACGCCGGCGTGCTCATCGTCGGCATCTGGCTCGGCCAGGGCTTCGCGTGGGGCCGATCATCAGGCGGCATCACGGCCGGCGAGGTGCTCGCCTTCGCGTTCCTGGTCACCCTCTTCGTCGGGCCGGTCCAGATGGGCACCCAGATCCTCACCGACGCCCAGAACGCCATCGCCGGCTGGCGTCGCGTCATCGGCATCCTCGACACCCCGGCCGACCTCGTCGACCCCGGACCCTCCGGGCAGAGCCTGCCCAAGGGCGCGATCGACGTCCGGTTCGACGCCGTCACCTTCGCCTACCCGGGCGGTCCCGACGTCCTCAGCGACATCGACCTCGTGGTCCCCGCGGGCCAGCGGGTCGCGGTCGTGGGGGAGACCGGATCCGGCAAGTCGACCATCGCCAAGCTGCTCACCCGGCTGATGGACCCCAGCCGCGGCCGGGTGCTGCTCGACGGCATCGACCTGCGCGAGGTCGCCGAGAGCGCGCTGCGCCGCAGCGTCGTGCTGGTGCCACAGGAGGGCTTCCTCTTCGACGACACCCTTGCCGCCAACGTCCGCTACGGCCGGATCGGCGCCACCGAGGACGACATCCGCGAGGCGGCAGACACGATCGGCCTCGGCGACTGGCTGGCCGGGCTGCCCGACGGCGTCGACACCCGGGTCGGCCAGCGCGGCGAGGCCCTCTCGGCGGGGGAGCGCCAGCTGGTCGCCCTGCTCCGTGCCCAGCTCGCCGACCCCGACCTGCTGGTCCTCGACGAGGCCACCAGCGCTGTCGACCCCGAGCTGGAGACCCGGATCGGAAGGGCCCTCGAGCGGCTGATGAGCGGACGCACGTCGGTCACCATCGCCCACCGGCTCTCCACCGCCGAGGCCGCCGACGTGGTCGTGGTCGTCGACCGGGGGCGCATCGTCCAGCACGGCCCGCACGCCGAGCTCGTGAGGCAGGCGGACACCCCCTACGCGAGGCTGCACGCGTCGTGGGTGGCCCAACACGGATAA
- a CDS encoding DUF4190 domain-containing protein — MSYNEPPNYGTPPPPPAGGYGYGGPVGGGDHPQGTTILILGILSIVCCGIFTGIPAIIMGKKALDESKTANYSNAGVIKAGWICGIIGTVWSAIGIVIYAIIFIAALSSS, encoded by the coding sequence GTGAGCTACAACGAGCCGCCGAACTACGGCACCCCGCCCCCGCCGCCCGCTGGTGGCTACGGATACGGCGGTCCCGTCGGTGGAGGAGACCACCCGCAGGGCACGACGATCCTGATCCTCGGCATCCTGAGCATCGTCTGCTGCGGAATCTTCACCGGCATCCCGGCGATCATCATGGGCAAGAAGGCCCTCGACGAGAGCAAGACTGCCAACTACTCCAACGCGGGCGTCATCAAGGCCGGTTGGATCTGCGGCATCATCGGCACCGTCTGGTCCGCGATCGGCATCGTGATCTACGCGATCATCTTCATCGCCGCGCTCTCCTCCAGCTGA